Proteins co-encoded in one Streptomyces sp. NBC_01283 genomic window:
- a CDS encoding ArsA-related P-loop ATPase, translating into MSRLQVVSGKGGTGKTTVAAALALALATEGKRTLLVEVEGRQGIAQLFETEALPYEERKIAVAPGGGEVYALAIDPELALLDYLQMFYKLGGAGRALKKLGAIDFATTVAPGLRDVLLTGKACEAVRRKDKSGRYAYDCVVMDAPPTGRITRFLNVNDEVAGLAKIGPIHNQAQAVMRVLKSPETAVHLVTLLEEMPVQETADGITELRAAKLPVGRVIVNMVRPALLDEDALELGLGETPRTAIAKSLSAAGLGGARRGGVAERLVDPLLEQAAEYAERYALEGSQRAVLGELGLPLHELPLLAGGMDLAGLYDLATELRKQGIA; encoded by the coding sequence GTGAGCAGGCTCCAGGTCGTCAGCGGCAAGGGCGGTACCGGCAAGACCACGGTGGCCGCCGCACTCGCGCTCGCCCTCGCGACGGAGGGCAAGCGCACTCTCCTCGTGGAGGTTGAGGGCAGACAAGGCATCGCGCAGCTCTTCGAGACCGAAGCGCTGCCGTATGAGGAGCGGAAGATCGCCGTCGCTCCCGGGGGCGGGGAGGTGTATGCCCTCGCCATCGACCCCGAACTGGCGTTGCTCGACTACCTCCAGATGTTCTACAAGCTGGGGGGCGCGGGACGCGCGCTCAAGAAACTCGGCGCCATCGACTTCGCCACCACGGTCGCACCGGGCCTGCGGGACGTCCTGCTGACCGGCAAGGCCTGTGAAGCCGTACGCCGCAAGGACAAGAGCGGGCGTTACGCGTACGACTGCGTGGTGATGGACGCGCCGCCCACGGGGCGCATCACGCGCTTCCTGAACGTGAACGACGAGGTCGCGGGCCTGGCCAAGATCGGCCCCATACACAATCAGGCGCAGGCCGTGATGCGCGTCCTCAAGTCTCCGGAGACAGCGGTCCACTTGGTGACGCTCCTCGAAGAGATGCCCGTCCAGGAGACCGCCGACGGGATCACCGAGCTGCGCGCCGCCAAGCTCCCCGTGGGGCGCGTCATCGTGAACATGGTGCGGCCCGCGCTGCTCGACGAGGACGCCCTGGAGCTCGGCCTCGGCGAGACCCCGCGTACCGCCATCGCCAAGTCCCTGTCCGCCGCCGGGCTCGGCGGGGCCCGCCGCGGAGGGGTCGCCGAGCGTCTGGTCGACCCGCTCCTGGAGCAGGCCGCCGAGTACGCCGAGCGGTACGCCCTGGAGGGCTCCCAGCGGGCCGTCCTGGGCGAGCTGGGCCTCCCCCTGCACGAACTCCCCCTGCTGGCCGGGGGAATGGACCTGGCGGGGCTCTACGACCTCGCCACGGAACTGCGGAAGCAAGGGATCGCATGA
- a CDS encoding ArsA family ATPase codes for MTSDPARDPDTTRPLDPARTLDVDTLLDDPKTRIVVCCGSGGVGKTTTAAALGLRAAERGRKVVVLTIDPARRLAQSMGIDSLDNVPRRVKDIESPSGEGELHAMMLDMKRTFDEIVEAHADKERASAILNNPFYQSLSAGFAGTQEYMAMEKLGHLRSRDEWDLIVVDTPPSRSALDFLDAPKRLGSFLDGKLIRVLMAPAKVGGRAGMKFLNVGMSMMTGALGKLLGGQLLRDVQTFVAAMDTMFGGFRTRADATYRLLQAPGTAFLVVASPERDALREAAYFVERLAADDMPLAGLVLNRVHSSGAAQLSAERALAAAENLEESRIVDQEEGKVRLRNPREASPEASHEAPGNSTEAPGGSPTPASSALDDAHPHDTHPPVAQLTVGLLRLHAERMQLLAREKRTRDRFTALHPEVAVAEVTALPGDVHDLAGLRAIGDRLAAGDPGDQ; via the coding sequence ATGACCTCGGACCCGGCACGAGACCCGGACACGACACGCCCCCTGGATCCGGCCCGCACGCTCGACGTGGACACCCTGCTCGACGACCCGAAGACCCGCATCGTGGTGTGCTGCGGCTCCGGAGGCGTCGGCAAGACCACCACGGCGGCGGCCCTCGGCCTGCGCGCCGCCGAACGGGGCCGCAAGGTCGTCGTCCTGACCATCGACCCGGCACGCAGGCTCGCCCAGTCCATGGGGATCGATTCGCTCGACAACGTCCCGCGCCGGGTCAAGGACATCGAGAGCCCGTCCGGCGAGGGCGAGCTGCACGCGATGATGCTCGACATGAAGCGCACCTTCGACGAGATCGTCGAGGCGCACGCGGACAAGGAGCGGGCGAGCGCGATCCTCAACAACCCCTTCTACCAGTCGCTTTCGGCGGGCTTCGCGGGCACGCAGGAGTACATGGCGATGGAGAAGCTGGGGCATCTGCGCTCACGTGACGAGTGGGACCTGATCGTCGTCGACACGCCGCCCTCGCGGTCGGCCCTCGACTTCCTCGACGCGCCGAAGCGCCTCGGGTCCTTCCTGGACGGGAAGCTGATCCGGGTGCTCATGGCCCCGGCGAAGGTGGGCGGCCGGGCCGGGATGAAGTTCCTGAACGTCGGGATGTCGATGATGACGGGGGCCCTGGGCAAGCTGCTCGGCGGCCAACTGCTGCGTGACGTCCAGACGTTCGTGGCTGCCATGGACACCATGTTCGGCGGTTTCCGGACCCGCGCGGACGCCACCTACCGGCTGCTCCAGGCGCCGGGCACGGCGTTCCTCGTGGTGGCTTCGCCGGAGCGGGACGCGCTCAGGGAGGCCGCGTACTTCGTGGAGCGCCTGGCGGCCGACGACATGCCGCTCGCCGGTCTCGTGCTGAACAGGGTGCACAGCAGCGGCGCCGCTCAGCTCTCGGCCGAGCGGGCGCTTGCCGCCGCGGAAAATCTTGAAGAGAGCCGCATTGTGGATCAGGAGGAAGGGAAGGTTCGACTGCGTAACCCCCGCGAGGCTTCTCCCGAGGCATCCCACGAAGCTCCCGGCAACTCCACCGAGGCCCCCGGCGGTTCCCCGACTCCCGCATCTTCCGCACTCGATGACGCGCATCCCCATGACACGCATCCGCCCGTGGCGCAGCTGACCGTCGGCCTGCTGCGACTGCACGCGGAACGCATGCAACTGCTCGCGCGCGAAAAGCGCACGCGCGATCGCTTCACCGCGCTTCACCCCGAGGTTGCCGTGGCCGAAGTGACGGCTCTGCCGGGTGACGTGCACGACCTGGCAGGCCTTCGGGCCATCGGGGACCGGCTCGCGGCCGGTGATCCCGGTGACCAGTGA
- a CDS encoding WhiB family transcriptional regulator has product MGWVTDWSAQAACRTTDPDELFVQGAAQNRAKAVCTGCPVRTECLADALDNRVEFGVWGGMTERERRALLRRRPTVTSWRHLLETARSEYERGAGLLPVDLEDDETYESYAAVG; this is encoded by the coding sequence ATGGGCTGGGTAACCGACTGGAGTGCGCAGGCGGCCTGCCGCACTACCGATCCAGATGAACTGTTCGTTCAAGGAGCAGCGCAGAACAGGGCCAAGGCGGTGTGCACCGGCTGCCCGGTGCGCACGGAGTGCCTGGCCGACGCGCTGGACAACCGCGTCGAATTCGGCGTGTGGGGTGGCATGACTGAGCGGGAGCGTCGCGCATTGCTGCGCAGGCGTCCCACGGTCACCTCGTGGCGCCATCTGCTGGAGACGGCGCGCTCCGAGTACGAGCGTGGCGCGGGCCTGCTGCCCGTGGACTTGGAGGACGACGAGACGTACGAGAGCTACGCGGCAGTGGGTTAG
- a CDS encoding transglycosylase domain-containing protein — MGKKRSGGGLSPTQQAAKFLGVSVLAGAVLAGIALPAAGALGLAAKGSVEGFDDIPSNLKQPPLSQRTTILDSQGGSIATVYSRDRTVVPLKEISPYMQKAIVAIEDSRFYEHGAVDAKGILRALNQNAQSGGVSQGASTLTQQYVKNVFVEEAGDDPTKVAEATQQTLGRKIRELKYAIQVEDKLGKKRILSNYLNITYFGQQAYGVEAAAQRYFSKPAKELQVQEAALLAGIVQSPSRYDPVNDTEEATKRRNVVLQRMAETHDITQAEAAAAKEKPLGLKVSKPKNGCITAVSGAGFFCDYVREVFLSDPVFGKTKEARAKVWNQGGLRIRTTLDPKAQQSVQASIKDHVNQSDDVATAATLVEPGTGKILGMGQSRPYGFKKDETTINLSVDDSMGGGAGYQPGSTFKPIVAAAALEGGTPPTKSYDSPYEMPYPSSVAACDGKKWLNSGNAKLTNENEAEVGPYDLREATAKSVNTYYVEMIGDIGICPVTEMAKKMGVERADGRKIDQAPSIALGTQEMSPLTMAGAYATFAARGKHCTPVAIESIAAPGGKSLPVPKSTCSRAMSVKTADTVNTLLKGVVEDGTGKQAGLGSRASAGKTGTTDFRYAAWFVGYTPNMSGAVWVGDPQHKRRMVDITIGGVPYGKVFGGEVPGPIWRDAMSGALAGKPAPGFNTVHIPGGDKDKEKPHEDNKPGGGGHDGGGGGNNGGGGNGGDDDPWGDITLPPDLVGGGGNGGNGNGGGNGGGIGGWGR; from the coding sequence ATGGGAAAGAAGCGCTCGGGCGGTGGTCTGTCACCAACTCAGCAGGCCGCGAAGTTCCTAGGTGTCAGCGTGCTCGCGGGAGCCGTGCTGGCAGGTATCGCCCTGCCCGCGGCCGGCGCGCTCGGCCTCGCGGCGAAGGGCTCGGTGGAGGGGTTCGACGACATCCCGTCCAACTTGAAGCAGCCGCCGCTGAGTCAGCGCACCACGATCCTCGACAGCCAGGGCGGCTCCATCGCCACGGTCTACTCGCGTGACCGCACGGTGGTCCCCCTCAAGGAGATCTCGCCGTACATGCAGAAGGCGATCGTCGCGATCGAGGACTCGCGCTTCTACGAGCACGGCGCGGTCGACGCGAAGGGCATCCTGCGCGCGCTGAACCAGAACGCGCAGAGCGGCGGCGTCTCCCAGGGCGCGTCCACGCTCACCCAGCAGTACGTGAAGAACGTCTTCGTCGAGGAGGCGGGCGACGACCCCACGAAGGTCGCCGAAGCCACCCAGCAGACCCTCGGGCGCAAGATCCGCGAGCTGAAGTACGCGATCCAGGTCGAGGACAAGCTCGGCAAGAAGCGCATCCTCAGCAACTACCTGAACATCACCTACTTCGGCCAGCAGGCGTACGGCGTCGAGGCCGCGGCCCAGCGCTACTTCTCCAAGCCCGCCAAGGAACTGCAGGTCCAGGAGGCCGCGCTGCTCGCCGGCATCGTGCAGTCCCCCAGCAGGTACGACCCGGTCAACGACACCGAGGAAGCGACCAAGCGCCGCAACGTCGTCCTCCAGCGGATGGCGGAGACGCACGACATCACGCAGGCGGAGGCCGCCGCGGCCAAGGAGAAGCCGCTCGGCCTGAAGGTGAGCAAGCCCAAGAACGGCTGCATCACGGCGGTCAGCGGCGCCGGGTTCTTCTGTGACTACGTACGCGAGGTCTTCCTCTCCGACCCGGTCTTCGGCAAGACCAAGGAGGCCCGGGCCAAGGTCTGGAACCAGGGCGGTCTGCGCATCAGGACGACACTCGATCCCAAGGCCCAGCAGTCCGTGCAGGCCTCGATAAAGGATCACGTCAACCAGTCCGACGACGTGGCGACGGCGGCCACCCTCGTCGAGCCGGGCACCGGCAAGATCCTGGGCATGGGCCAGTCGCGGCCCTACGGCTTCAAGAAGGACGAGACCACGATCAACCTGTCGGTGGACGACTCCATGGGCGGCGGCGCCGGCTATCAGCCGGGATCGACGTTCAAGCCGATCGTGGCCGCGGCCGCGCTGGAGGGCGGAACACCACCGACGAAGAGCTACGACTCGCCGTACGAGATGCCGTATCCCAGCAGCGTCGCGGCGTGCGACGGCAAGAAGTGGCTGAACTCGGGCAACGCGAAGCTGACCAACGAGAACGAAGCCGAGGTCGGCCCGTACGACCTGCGGGAAGCAACCGCGAAGTCGGTCAACACCTACTACGTGGAGATGATCGGCGACATCGGGATCTGCCCGGTGACGGAGATGGCCAAGAAGATGGGCGTCGAGCGCGCCGACGGCCGGAAGATCGACCAGGCGCCGTCGATCGCGCTCGGCACCCAGGAGATGTCGCCGCTGACGATGGCGGGCGCGTACGCCACGTTCGCGGCGCGCGGCAAGCACTGCACGCCCGTCGCGATCGAGTCGATCGCCGCTCCGGGCGGCAAGTCGCTGCCGGTGCCGAAGTCGACGTGCTCGCGAGCGATGTCGGTGAAGACGGCCGACACGGTCAACACCCTCCTGAAGGGCGTGGTCGAGGACGGCACCGGCAAGCAGGCCGGTCTCGGCTCCCGCGCGAGCGCGGGCAAGACGGGTACGACCGACTTCCGCTACGCCGCCTGGTTCGTGGGCTACACCCCGAACATGTCGGGCGCGGTCTGGGTCGGCGACCCGCAGCACAAGCGGCGGATGGTCGACATCACCATCGGCGGAGTCCCGTACGGCAAGGTCTTCGGTGGTGAGGTCCCGGGTCCGATCTGGCGGGACGCGATGAGCGGCGCGCTCGCGGGCAAGCCGGCCCCCGGCTTCAACACCGTCCACATCCCGGGCGGCGACAAGGACAAGGAGAAGCCGCACGAGGACAACAAGCCGGGCGGCGGCGGTCACGACGGTGGTGGTGGCGGCAACAACGGCGGTGGCGGTAACGGCGGCGACGACGATCCCTGGGGTGACATCACCCTGCCGCCGGACCTCGTCGGCGGCGGCGGGAACGGTGGGAACGGCAACGGGGGCGGCAATGGGGGCGGGATCGGCGGCTGGGGCCGGTAG
- a CDS encoding GatB/YqeY domain-containing protein, with translation MTTLKSKLQEDLTAAIRGRDELRSSTLRLTLTAITKEEVSGKTARELSDDEVQKVIAREAKKRREAAEAFANGGRAEQAEKEKAEGEVLAEYLPKQLSEDELQAIVAQAVEEARAAGAEGPRAMGQVMKIVNPKVAGLAEGGRVAAVVKKLLAG, from the coding sequence ATGACCACGCTCAAGTCGAAGCTTCAGGAAGACCTCACCGCCGCGATCAGGGGGCGTGACGAGCTGCGCTCCTCGACGCTCCGGCTGACCCTCACCGCGATCACGAAGGAGGAGGTCTCGGGCAAGACGGCCCGCGAGCTCTCCGACGATGAAGTGCAGAAGGTGATCGCCCGCGAGGCGAAGAAGCGCCGCGAGGCGGCGGAGGCGTTCGCCAACGGCGGTCGCGCCGAGCAGGCCGAGAAGGAGAAGGCGGAGGGCGAGGTCCTCGCCGAGTACCTGCCGAAGCAGCTCTCCGAGGACGAGCTCCAGGCGATCGTCGCCCAGGCCGTCGAGGAGGCCAGGGCCGCCGGTGCCGAGGGGCCGCGCGCCATGGGCCAGGTCATGAAGATCGTGAACCCGAAGGTCGCGGGTCTGGCGGAGGGCGGCCGCGTCGCCGCCGTGGTGAAGAAGCTGCTCGCGGGCTGA
- a CDS encoding metallophosphoesterase: MRARYAVPLGITATAAAGLVYSVGIEPRSFRVRRVTVPVLPPGMRPLRVLQVSDIHMVSGQRRKQRWLRSLAGLRPDFVINTGDNLSDPEGVPETLDALGPLMQFPGAYVFGSNDYYGPKPRNPARYLVEKSQGRHGLNGNAPVVGVIHNPWEDLRDGFDAGGWVNLTNTRGALKIEGYEIGLTGIDDPHIKRDRYEHVAGGPDTGADFSMGIVHAPYLRSLDSFTADGYPLILAGHTHGGQLCIPFYGALVTNCDLDRQRVKGLSRHEAEGRTSFMHVSAGCGANRYTPMRFACLPEVTLLTLTERSAGGV; encoded by the coding sequence ATGCGCGCGCGATACGCAGTACCCCTGGGAATCACGGCGACGGCCGCCGCCGGTCTTGTCTACTCGGTGGGCATCGAACCCCGCTCCTTCAGAGTGCGACGGGTCACGGTGCCCGTGCTGCCGCCGGGGATGCGGCCGCTCCGGGTCCTCCAGGTGTCGGACATCCACATGGTGTCCGGGCAGCGCAGGAAGCAGCGCTGGCTGCGGTCCCTGGCGGGCCTGCGCCCCGACTTCGTGATCAACACCGGGGACAACCTCTCCGACCCGGAGGGCGTGCCGGAGACGCTGGACGCGCTCGGCCCGCTGATGCAGTTCCCCGGGGCGTACGTCTTCGGCTCGAACGACTACTACGGGCCCAAGCCCCGCAACCCCGCCCGCTACCTCGTCGAGAAGTCGCAGGGCAGGCACGGCCTGAACGGCAACGCACCCGTCGTCGGCGTGATCCACAACCCCTGGGAGGACCTGCGCGACGGGTTCGACGCCGGGGGCTGGGTGAACCTCACGAACACGCGGGGCGCGCTGAAGATCGAGGGCTACGAGATCGGCCTGACCGGAATCGACGACCCGCACATCAAGCGCGACCGGTACGAGCACGTGGCGGGCGGCCCCGATACGGGCGCCGACTTCTCGATGGGCATCGTGCACGCCCCGTACCTGCGCAGCCTCGACTCCTTCACGGCCGACGGCTACCCCTTGATCCTCGCGGGGCACACGCACGGCGGTCAACTGTGCATCCCCTTCTACGGGGCACTGGTCACCAACTGCGACCTGGACAGGCAGCGGGTGAAGGGCCTGTCGCGGCACGAAGCGGAGGGCCGGACGTCCTTCATGCACGTCTCGGCGGGCTGCGGCGCGAACCGATATACGCCGATGCGCTTCGCGTGCCTGCCCGAGGTGACGCTCCTGACGCTGACGGAGCGCTCTGCCGGCGGCGTCTGA
- a CDS encoding Pr6Pr family membrane protein produces the protein MIAPTPWYAPTEAVVPPVRRPVAGVFRALVALAAITGIAIDLYVGSPLRVLSYFTIQSNVLVAVVFALSARQAWQGRRPLPPVVTGGTLLFISITGLVYHLVLANDASSFSMTGDAATALSGWRTLSNDLLHTVTPIGAVLNWLLLTAPGTLQLRHAARWMLYPLAYLVFALLRGALMAPGSTARYTYPFLDVDAHGYPGVLANAVFFGLAFYALAALLVGLDRIRPAPPPRGPKTGFRLRALVR, from the coding sequence ATGATCGCGCCGACGCCCTGGTACGCCCCGACGGAGGCGGTCGTGCCTCCGGTACGACGGCCCGTGGCCGGGGTGTTCCGGGCGCTGGTCGCGCTGGCGGCGATCACCGGCATCGCGATCGACCTCTACGTAGGCAGCCCGTTGCGGGTGCTGAGCTACTTCACGATCCAGAGCAATGTGCTGGTGGCGGTGGTCTTCGCGCTCTCGGCGCGCCAGGCGTGGCAGGGCCGGCGCCCGCTGCCACCGGTGGTGACGGGCGGCACGCTGCTCTTCATCTCGATCACGGGCCTCGTCTATCACCTCGTCCTGGCGAATGACGCGAGCAGCTTCTCCATGACAGGGGACGCCGCGACGGCGCTGTCCGGCTGGCGCACCCTCTCGAACGACCTGCTGCATACGGTGACCCCGATCGGCGCGGTCCTGAACTGGCTCCTGCTGACGGCCCCCGGCACCCTCCAGCTGCGCCACGCCGCGCGCTGGATGCTCTACCCCTTGGCCTACCTGGTCTTCGCCCTGCTCCGGGGCGCGCTCATGGCCCCCGGCTCGACGGCCCGCTACACGTATCCGTTCCTGGACGTGGACGCCCACGGCTACCCCGGAGTCCTGGCCAACGCGGTCTTCTTCGGTCTGGCCTTCTACGCCCTCGCCGCGCTCCTGGTAGGCCTGGACCGCATCCGGCCCGCCCCTCCCCCCAGGGGCCCGAAAACCGGATTTCGTCTCCGGGCATTGGTCCGCTAA